A window of the Thermodesulfobacteriota bacterium genome harbors these coding sequences:
- a CDS encoding ABC transporter permease — translation MVDLLIFHLKIALRNLLIHKKRMVLSLLGILFAVMSLVAFGNISEGLKAKLEMEISRFGENLIILRSGIFHVAGRTSAQFSEARTLKMKDIKSIKESLVEIEEVVPFFDSSYPLRFGEKKVTALIVGAENGVFNLRNVEIFEGRIFTDKEEEDLERVAVVGFKVYENLFAPFSPIGKYLLIYRVPTEIIGVMSEKGSDLFGQDQDLVVYMPLKTFMRRYSNVDYVKGAYIKVKEGVPLSDVKQKIRSFLRSVRKMKPEEKDDFSIFTVEDILKTKEEGTRLVSILTVISSIISFLIGGLGIFAIMLLSVTERRVEIGIRRAFGSSKKDTIFQFLGESTVVSLIGGISGVLFGFAATIIVDAIGDFPFKVSVKNLILALSVCVFVGIIAGIYPAMRATTYEPTEVLSS, via the coding sequence ATGGTGGATCTTTTAATTTTTCACTTAAAGATAGCCCTGAGAAACCTTCTAATTCATAAAAAGAGAATGGTTCTTTCCCTTTTGGGAATCCTTTTTGCTGTGATGAGCCTAGTAGCTTTTGGAAACATAAGTGAAGGACTTAAAGCAAAGCTTGAGATGGAAATTTCGAGGTTTGGCGAAAATCTCATCATCTTAAGATCGGGCATCTTTCATGTGGCTGGGAGGACATCTGCCCAGTTCAGCGAAGCAAGAACTCTAAAAATGAAGGATATAAAAAGCATAAAAGAGTCTTTAGTGGAAATCGAAGAAGTTGTTCCATTTTTCGATAGTTCGTACCCTTTGCGGTTCGGCGAAAAGAAAGTAACAGCCCTAATTGTTGGTGCAGAAAATGGTGTTTTTAACCTGAGAAATGTGGAGATCTTTGAGGGAAGGATATTTACAGATAAAGAGGAAGAGGATCTAGAAAGGGTTGCGGTTGTGGGGTTCAAGGTCTACGAGAATCTCTTTGCACCTTTCTCCCCGATAGGTAAATACCTTCTCATCTATAGGGTGCCGACTGAAATAATTGGTGTGATGAGCGAGAAAGGTTCTGATCTTTTCGGGCAGGATCAAGATCTCGTAGTCTATATGCCCCTCAAAACATTTATGCGGAGGTACAGCAATGTGGACTATGTGAAGGGAGCCTATATAAAGGTGAAGGAAGGGGTTCCACTATCTGACGTAAAACAAAAGATAAGGAGTTTTTTGCGTTCTGTAAGAAAGATGAAGCCTGAGGAAAAGGACGATTTCTCAATATTTACAGTGGAAGACATTTTGAAGACAAAAGAAGAGGGAACAAGGCTTGTGTCAATTCTTACCGTCATCTCATCAATCATATCCTTTCTCATAGGTGGGTTAGGGATATTTGCTATAATGTTACTCTCCGTTACAGAGCGAAGAGTAGAAATTGGAATAAGAAGAGCATTCGGATCGAGTAAGAAAGACACAATTTTTCAGTTTCTTGGAGAATCGACTGTCGTTTCCCTTATCGGGGGTATAAGTGGTGTACTTTTCGGTTTTGCAGCGACGATCATAGTTGACGCCATAGGGGACTTCCCTTTCAAAGTTTCGGTAAAGAATTTAATTCTTGCCCTTTCGGTATGTGTTTTTGTGGGAATCATTGCAGGGATCTATCCTGCTATGAGAGCAACCACATATGAGCCGACAGAGGTCCTCTCCTCTTAG
- a CDS encoding ATP-binding protein, which yields MIHMTSCTDYDPFHGKINLQGFLGICKSVYAMLGIITMEKKNPFWSEGIPGREITLGTDEGSLLTLTDFICAHAWEAGFEDSRIEEIRNASYLAMKNIAENAYQNKGGEISVECSVTDAGFLIVIITDYGRPYNMLLSDIEPYPAEEGRKRDESVRLIKKLIKNVEYRRDASRNVLIFTISKPLF from the coding sequence ATGATCCACATGACCAGCTGTACCGATTACGATCCTTTTCACGGCAAGATAAATTTACAGGGATTCTTAGGTATTTGCAAATCCGTTTATGCCATGTTAGGGATAATTACTATGGAAAAGAAGAATCCATTTTGGAGCGAAGGTATTCCAGGACGAGAGATCACTTTAGGTACTGACGAAGGTTCCTTACTTACACTTACTGATTTCATCTGTGCCCACGCCTGGGAGGCCGGTTTTGAAGACTCTAGAATAGAAGAGATAAGAAATGCGAGCTATCTGGCAATGAAAAACATAGCAGAAAACGCATATCAAAATAAGGGTGGCGAGATATCAGTTGAATGTTCAGTAACAGACGCTGGCTTTCTCATTGTGATCATAACAGATTACGGCAGGCCTTACAACATGCTTCTTTCGGATATCGAACCATACCCAGCCGAAGAAGGAAGGAAGAGGGATGAATCGGTAAGACTTATAAAGAAACTGATAAAGAACGTTGAGTACAGAAGGGATGCTTCGAGAAACGTGCTGATTTTTACGATCTCTAAACCGCTCTTTTGA
- the selB gene encoding selenocysteine-specific translation elongation factor has protein sequence MKRIVIGTAGHVDHGKTALIKALTGIDCDRLKVEKERGITTELGFAYYKGGEDLLLGIVDVPGHERFVRHMVSGAWGIDMVLLVVAADEGVMPQTKEHVDICELLGLKKAIVAVTKIDLVDEEMLELVIEDVKDFLKGRPFEKAPIIPVSSVTGQNISLLKSTIMEVAKDVPEKSKEGIFRLPVDRVFSVKGHGTVVTGTCISGSVKVGEQVEIYPIHRYAKVRSIQAYYEERQKAFAGERVALNLQGIDKEELERGVVIGEPGRLIPSIRVDVSLKLLDLPIKPIKSDTILRFHIGTAQREARLIILEKDEIRPGEELFCQFVFLEPIVAMPKDNFIIRGSYFPSQTIGGGVILDVTAKKHKRKRPELGLIYNVLRNGSPKDRLELFVKDRDYEGLSLAELEAISGLNSKELEEGISSLMGEGKVLVISSHVMHEEFVRAYKSKLIEILQEFHERNPLKIGISREELKQRLPKVKDSFFVFVLDALVKEGQLEIEKDRIRHKLKKPEGMDIDSLEREIISRLHKYDLCAPSISELNQELKHPENMLRDFLERLVYEGKVVKLKKDMYIHPESLERFRTAVVSFLKEKGEASPSEIKSVVNISRKYLIPLLEYLDEVKITIRKGDKRVLREISF, from the coding sequence GTGAAAAGGATCGTAATCGGTACAGCTGGTCATGTGGATCATGGAAAGACTGCCCTAATTAAAGCTTTGACAGGAATAGATTGTGATCGGCTTAAGGTCGAAAAGGAAAGAGGAATAACGACCGAACTCGGTTTTGCCTACTATAAAGGGGGAGAGGATCTCCTTTTAGGAATCGTTGATGTCCCAGGACATGAAAGATTCGTAAGGCACATGGTTTCCGGAGCTTGGGGAATAGATATGGTTCTTCTCGTTGTTGCAGCCGATGAGGGTGTGATGCCTCAGACGAAAGAACATGTGGATATATGTGAACTTTTAGGGTTAAAAAAGGCTATCGTAGCCGTAACAAAGATAGACCTCGTAGATGAGGAGATGCTTGAATTAGTGATAGAGGATGTAAAGGATTTTTTGAAGGGAAGACCATTCGAAAAGGCGCCAATAATACCGGTATCTTCAGTTACTGGACAGAATATTTCTCTTCTTAAAAGTACTATAATGGAAGTTGCCAAAGACGTGCCTGAAAAGTCTAAAGAAGGCATTTTTCGGCTTCCCGTTGACAGAGTCTTTTCAGTGAAAGGGCACGGTACTGTTGTAACTGGAACTTGCATTTCCGGAAGCGTAAAAGTGGGGGAGCAAGTAGAGATTTACCCTATCCATAGATACGCGAAAGTGCGATCGATTCAAGCATACTATGAGGAAAGGCAGAAAGCGTTTGCCGGGGAAAGGGTCGCCTTAAATCTTCAAGGTATTGACAAAGAAGAACTGGAAAGGGGTGTGGTAATCGGCGAGCCAGGCCGTCTAATCCCTAGTATAAGAGTGGATGTTTCGCTTAAGTTACTCGACCTTCCGATAAAACCGATAAAGAGCGATACGATCTTACGGTTTCACATAGGCACTGCTCAGAGGGAGGCAAGACTTATCATCCTAGAAAAAGACGAGATAAGGCCGGGTGAAGAGCTTTTCTGCCAGTTCGTTTTTTTGGAACCGATTGTGGCAATGCCTAAAGACAACTTTATCATAAGGGGATCATATTTCCCCTCGCAGACGATAGGAGGTGGTGTTATCCTCGATGTAACGGCAAAAAAGCATAAGAGGAAACGCCCAGAGCTAGGCCTGATATACAACGTTTTGAGAAATGGATCCCCGAAAGACAGGCTCGAATTGTTCGTAAAAGACAGGGATTATGAGGGGTTGTCTCTTGCCGAACTTGAAGCGATCTCCGGACTGAATTCAAAGGAGCTTGAAGAAGGCATATCAAGCTTGATGGGAGAAGGGAAGGTCCTTGTTATCTCGAGTCATGTGATGCATGAAGAGTTTGTCAGAGCTTATAAGTCAAAACTTATTGAGATTCTCCAAGAATTTCACGAACGGAATCCTTTAAAGATAGGGATTTCAAGGGAGGAATTGAAACAGAGATTGCCGAAGGTGAAGGATAGTTTCTTCGTTTTCGTTTTAGATGCTCTGGTAAAGGAAGGACAGTTAGAGATAGAAAAAGACAGAATAAGACACAAACTCAAAAAGCCTGAAGGAATGGATATCGATTCCCTAGAAAGGGAGATTATTTCCAGGCTCCACAAATACGACCTCTGTGCCCCTTCCATCTCGGAGTTGAACCAGGAACTTAAGCACCCGGAGAACATGCTGAGAGACTTCTTAGAGAGGCTCGTGTATGAGGGAAAGGTTGTAAAGCTAAAAAAAGATATGTACATTCACCCGGAAAGTTTAGAAAGATTTAGAACTGCGGTTGTGAGCTTTCTTAAGGAGAAAGGAGAAGCCTCGCCATCTGAGATAAAGTCAGTTGTGAACATATCGAGAAAGTATCTCATCCCTCTTCTGGAATATCTGGATGAAGTGAAGATAACGATCAGAAAAGGGGATAAAAGGGTCTTAAGGGAGATAAGCTTTTGA
- the pgsA gene encoding CDP-diacylglycerol--glycerol-3-phosphate 3-phosphatidyltransferase yields MKTQDEKVHLWTLPTGLSFARILSVPLICFLISLEENRFFLISFFLFVFAGITDGLDGFFARRLKINSKFGVYIDPVADKMLVASCLITLSYYRIVPLWLTLLHVLREFFVNGLRGLYASEGVTIFPGRSAKFKTALQILGISLILFNRSFPEPIFQQGIYPEPGLIVLIIALFFGLYSAAEYLFTIKKS; encoded by the coding sequence ATGAAGACTCAAGATGAAAAGGTCCACCTTTGGACTTTGCCAACAGGTTTAAGCTTTGCAAGAATTCTTTCTGTTCCTCTCATCTGCTTTCTTATTTCCCTGGAGGAGAACCGTTTCTTTCTCATCTCTTTTTTTCTCTTTGTTTTTGCAGGAATAACTGACGGATTGGACGGTTTCTTTGCAAGAAGGCTGAAGATTAATTCGAAGTTTGGTGTCTACATAGACCCGGTCGCTGATAAAATGCTTGTTGCATCCTGTCTTATAACTCTCTCATATTACCGGATAGTTCCACTTTGGCTCACGCTTCTTCACGTTCTTAGAGAATTCTTTGTCAACGGTTTAAGAGGGCTTTATGCAAGTGAGGGGGTCACCATTTTTCCAGGAAGGTCAGCAAAATTTAAAACCGCATTGCAAATACTTGGCATTTCATTGATCCTTTTTAACCGCTCTTTTCCTGAGCCCATCTTCCAACAGGGAATTTATCCGGAGCCGGGTCTAATAGTTCTTATCATCGCTTTGTTTTTCGGCCTATATTCGGCAGCCGAGTATCTTTTCACGATAAAAAAATCGTGA
- a CDS encoding lytic transglycosylase domain-containing protein: MGLEKRRLTLICLSLFFIVFGPSRTHCAIYSYVDEEGVIHFTNVKPRNKEYKIVIYGTNPYEIKETGIRRNRKYDPIIYYYSRKFNIDPLLVVAMIMAESNFDPYAVSKKGAMGLMQIMPETARMLNLRNVFDPEENIRGGIMYLRLLKDYFKGDLDLVLAAYNAGPKRIIENRMAIPPIDETVNYVKKVKNLYRKLKSLNEDSR; the protein is encoded by the coding sequence ATGGGGTTAGAAAAGAGAAGGCTTACGTTAATCTGTTTATCCCTTTTTTTTATCGTTTTTGGCCCATCCCGGACACACTGCGCCATTTACTCATACGTTGACGAAGAAGGGGTGATCCATTTTACAAACGTTAAACCAAGAAACAAAGAGTACAAGATAGTCATATACGGGACAAACCCTTACGAAATCAAAGAGACAGGCATAAGAAGGAATCGAAAATACGATCCTATAATCTATTATTACTCAAGAAAATTTAACATCGATCCTCTTCTCGTTGTGGCCATGATCATGGCTGAATCTAATTTCGATCCCTATGCGGTCTCAAAAAAGGGTGCCATGGGCCTTATGCAGATAATGCCTGAGACGGCAAGGATGTTGAATCTTAGGAACGTTTTTGATCCAGAGGAGAATATAAGAGGTGGCATTATGTACTTAAGATTACTTAAAGACTACTTTAAGGGAGATCTAGACCTCGTGCTTGCCGCGTATAACGCGGGACCGAAAAGAATAATAGAGAACAGAATGGCTATCCCTCCCATAGATGAGACGGTTAACTACGTAAAAAAAGTGAAGAACCTTTACAGAAAGCTTAAATCCTTGAATGAAGACTCAAGATGA